The proteins below are encoded in one region of Silene latifolia isolate original U9 population chromosome 2, ASM4854445v1, whole genome shotgun sequence:
- the LOC141643674 gene encoding zinc finger CCCH domain-containing protein 17 gives MATAGEKPPQQVQPPASTAEDDLWKHNTDCVYFLASPLTCKKGSQCEYRHSEAARGNPRDCYYWLNGTCLNANCGFRHPPLDVMVPPQGGSYAGPSPLMPPSGAPFASIPQNAAKQAVPCIFFQRGVCSKGDKCHFMHGAVPLPNTKIQPGVATTASTEMPSFKKTFGASEKGPQPKMNVYSNASKSIETPRQPQANAALKVVKPRLMEQPTAAKRYPSPGVIEEAPKFKETVPPLAANGSLRSRAARPHRSGSVDDEYYQNGKDVDDSFRESSPGFDVLVDDKLEEDEYYHNDDQYVRLRGQEGRRTSEFDIESRDDYISANDVNHDIYHSKHGYRAYDGLVDKYPREQRQASSERQTIHDRRGPYKPESTDFVPNSSDLRHRLSKQRRDNGLRSVISPDYKADYHREDRGYQSSRRDARRSPTRESTRESSFGSRLQGRIKLPRRSPPGSVGNMYSGRGNDRVRNSGILSPSRPQQSSLQGRLRDRLSGRIQEESNEDRNFRGQMRKDSTFEDSIDGFAPPKRLSELRVNKHTGNSQVTTGKLRDTVLASSHTHDGDISFDGPKPLSEILKRKRNATPASTRAVNCDNEEGKTGKPAALSLAPEQTQGDVQENNEAQIAEADEEEVGEISTKKVKLLEDESSLLDDDKHQEVVEEGLFGGDEQGPEIDEEFDQGEGEDPEVDEELEYDYEQDDEVEGYNLNEGEVADNEGFMDEDDGDDFAKKLGVSF, from the exons GGAAGCCAATGTGAGTATAGGCATAGTGAAGCTGCTCGTGGTAATCCGAGGGATTGCTATTATTGGTTGAATGGGACTTGCTTGAATGCTAATTGTGGATTTCGGCATCCT CCTCTGGATGTTATGGTACCACCTCAAGGCGGGAGTTATGCAGGGCCTTCACCTCTTATGCCTCCTTCAGGTGCACCTTTTGCTTCGATACCTCAGAATGCTGCCAAGCAAGCAGTCCCATGTATCTTTTTCCAGAGGGGAGTTTGTTCTAAAGGTGATAAATGCCACTTCATGCACGGCGCTGTTCCTCTACCTAATACCAAGATCCAGCCAGGCGTCGCGACAACTGCTTCGACGGAAATGCCTTCATTTAAGAAAACTTTTGGTGCCTCTGAAAAGGGTCCACAACCGAAAATGAATGTTTATTCAAATGCATCTAAATCTATTGAAACTCCACGCCAACCACAAGCAAATGCAGCTCTTAAAGTTGTGAAACCTCGATTGATGGAGCAACCAACAGCTGCAAAACGTTATCCATCTCCTGGTGTTATTGAAGAGGCTCCTAAATTTAAAGAAACAGTACCTCCTCTAGCTGCCAATGGGAGTTTGAGAAGCAGGGCTGCTCGTCCACATCGTTCTGGCTCGGTAGATGATGAATATTATCAGAATGGAAAGGATGTTGATGATTCTTTTAGGGAATCTTCCCCTGGTTTCGATGTACTTGTGGATGATAAACTTGAGGAGGATGAATACTATCACAATGACGATCAATATGTGAGATTGAGAGGTCAGGAAGGTAGAAGAACAAGTGAATTTGATATTGAAAGTCGTGATGATTATATTTCAGCAAATGATGTTAATCATGATATATATCACAGTAAACACGGCTACCGTGCATATGACGGTTTGGTAGATAAATATCCTCGGGAGCAGCGTCAAGCATCATCCGAAAGACAAACCATTCACGATAGGAGAGGTCCATATAAGCCAGAGAGCACTGATTTTGTCCCAAATTCCTCGGATCTGCGCCATCGTTTATCAAAACAACGGAGGGATAATGGTCTAAGATCAGTTATTAGTCCTGATTATAAAGCGGATTATCATCGGGAAGATCGAGGGTACCAAAGTTCTCGAAGGGATGCACGTCGTTCCCCCACGCGTGAGAGCACGCGTGAGAGCTCCTTTGGCAGCCGCCTTCAAGGTAGAATAAAGCTCCCGAGAAGGTCTCCTCCTGGGAGTGTTGGTAATATGTATTCAGGGAGGGGAAATGACAGGGTAAGGAACTCGGGCATATTATCTCCAAGCAGGCCACAACAATCTTCTCTCCAAGGTAGGCTTCGAGATAGATTGAGTGGACGAATACAAGAAGAAAGTAATGAAGACAGAAATTTTAGAGGTCAGATGAGAAAGGACTCGACTTTTGAGGATAGTATCGACGGGTTTGCTCCCCCAAAACGTTTATCAGAGCTGCGAGTCAACAAGCACACTGGTAACAGTCAGGTGACCACTGGGAAGCTTAGAGATACTGTCTTGGCTAGTTCTCACACACATGATGGTGATATTTCATTTGATGGTCCCAAGCCACTAAGCGAGATCTTGAAGAGGAAAAGAAATGCTACACCAGCTTCAACGCGTGCTGTAAATTGTGACAATGAAGAGGGTAAAACTGGAAAACCAGCTGCTCTCTCTTTGGCACCTGAGCAAACACAGGGTGATGTACAGGAGAATAATGAAGCTCAAATTGCTGAAGCAGACGAAGAAGAAGTGGGTGAAATTTCGACTAAAAAGGTGAAATTACTTGAGGACGAGTCTTCCTTACTCGATGATGATAAACATCAAGAGGTGGTGGAGGAGGGTTTATTCGGTGGTGACGAGCAAGGTCCCGAAATCGATGAAGAGTTCGATCAGGGAGAAGGGGAAGATCCCGAAGTTGATGAAGAGTTGGAATATGATTATGAACAAGATGACGAGGTAGAGGGTTATAATTTGAATGAAGGGGAAGTTGCCGATAATGAAGGCTTCATGGATGAAGATGATGGAGATGATTTTGCCAAGAAACTTGGTGTTTCTTTCTAA